The Candidatus Omnitrophota bacterium DNA segment GTAGGCGTAGCCATAGGAGCGACTGTTTTAAATTTTCCTAAAGAAAATCTTATAAAAGCCTTGGTTTTAGCTTTGGGTATTGGTATTCAAAACATACCTGAGGGATTTGCGGTATCTATTGCCTTACGCAGAGAAAAACTTTCACGTTTCAGAAGTTTCTGGTACGGGCAACTTTCGGGAATTGTTGAGCCTATTTTTGCAGTAATCGGTTGTTTAGCCACAATCCATATGCGTTATCTACTTCCTTATGCCCTGGGTTTTGCTGCGGGAGCAATGATTTTTGTGGTGGTAGAGGAAGTTATTCCAGAAGCACAACGCAATGGAAATACCGACTTAGCCACCTTAGGAACGATTTTAGGATTTATCTTAATGATGATTTTGGATAATGCTTTCGGCATATAGAATATGAAGGTGAATTTAGCTAAATCAGCAGGATTTTGTTTTGGGGTAAAGAGAGCAATTGAAATTGCTAAAAAGGTGGCTTCAAACAATAAAAAGGTTTTTATTTTCGGAGAAATTGTACATAATGAGCAGGTTTCCCAAAAGCTTTATAAATTAGGTATAAGAAAATTAGAAAGGTTAAAGAACGGAAAAGAAAAAATTTTGCTTATCCGTGCTCATGGTGTAGGAAAAAATATTCTTAAAAGAGCAAGGGAGGAGGGATATAAGATTGTAGACGCAACTTGCCCGATGGTAAAAGAGATTCATAAGATTGCTAAGGAAGAGGAGAAAAGGGAAAGAAAAATTATCGTTGTGGGAGATAAAAACCATGATGAGGTTTTAGGTATCATTGGACAATTAAAAACCGCTCCTATAGTAATTGATCCGAAAGAGAAAATAGGCATAAGAAAGATTAGAAAGATAAACAGAGCATCGGTAGTAGTGCAATCTACTCAGGATATAGAACAGATTGAAAAGATAAGAGGAATAATGGAAAAATATATTAAAGATTTAAAGTTCTTTAATACCGTCTGCAAACCTACCCGTATAAAACAAGAAGAGATAAAGACTTTACCTCGGGAAAATGATTTGGTGCTTATTATTGGTTCTAGTACAAGTGCCAATACTAAAAGGTTGTATGAGATTGCCAAAAAGATAAATAAAAATACCTTTTGGATAAATAACAAAAAGGATATAAAACCCGAATGGTTTCAAGGAATAAATTCTATTGGGGTTACTGCCGGAGCCTCTACTCCTGAAGAAACTATCAGGGAAGTTGTGGATTTTGTTAGAAAGTTAAATTAGTTTTTTCTTTGACTTTTTAAGCTATAAATGATATCTTAAATAAAAGCGATGAGGTTCGCTTTTGTTATCCCTGCAGGGATTGATAACCTCTACGTGAAAGTAGAGGTTTTATTTTATAAGATAAAATGGAAACAAAACATATAGCTTTTTTCAATCTTCTGGAAGCCCTAAAAGAGAATTGTCCCATCTGCTTCTTGCTAAGAAAAAACATAGATAAATCTATGCGTGATTTTTTATATGAAAGGGTAAACGATTCTCTATTGAGACAGAAACTAAGAAGATCATTGGGTTTCTGTAATCGTCATGCCTGGCAACTACAGAAAATAGGGAGTAGTTCAGGGCAGGCGATTATTTACCAAGACCTTTTAGAATTAATCTTAGGAAAAATAAAAATAGATAGTCGGAAATTAGTAGAGAGAAAGGAATTATGCTTATTTTGTAAAGAAGAAAATGATACTCTCGAGCATTATACACAGATATTCTGGAGAAATTTTAATGAGCCTGAATTTATTTCTCAATATAAAAAGTCATTTGGAGTTTGTTTCCCTCACTTAACTTTATTGATTAAGAAGAATAAAAATTCAAAACAGATTGCAGAGCTATTATCTTTAGAACGAGAAAAAATATCAGAATTAAACAGGAATTTAAAGGAGTTTATAAGAAAATGCGATTGGCGTTTTTCTAAGGAAGAGCTTGGTAAAGAGAAGGACGCTTGGATTAAGGCAATTGAAAAAATAACCGGTAAAGAAGGAATCTTTTTATAGTTTGAACTTTATGGCGATTTTGCATATAATACCGCTAAGCAATATATCCATAATCCGTAAAAGGTAAATAACAAACACAACAAACCAACGGATTTAGAAAAATAAACAGAAATAACTATTAAAAGGAAGGAGGTTTTATGTCAAACTTTAATTTTTTGTTAATTGCTCCTTTGGGGTCAATTTTAGCCCTTATCTTTGCGGGATTTTTGGCTTGGAAGGTTTTAAGACAAGACCGCGGAACAGAGAAAATGCGTGAAATTGCAGATGCGGTTAAAGAAGGGGCCCGAGCTTACTTGAGAAGACAATATTCGGTGGTTTCCTTATTCTTTGTGATAGTTTTTTTTGTCTTACTCTGGTTAAGTTTAAAAGGATACTTGGTAATTTTTGTCCCTTTTGCTTTTCTGAGCGGAGGTTTTTTTTCTGGCTTGGCAGGATATATCGGAATGAGTATGGCCACCAGTTCCATTGACAGGACCGCTAACGCCGCACGAACAAGCTTAAACAGTGCTTTGAGAGTGGCTTTCTCAGGTGGAGCAATAATGGGCTTTGTTGTTGTAGGACTGGGGCTTTTAGACTTAAGTATTTGGTATTGGTTACTAAACTGGTATTATTCCACTCATCCCTTGCCAGGGGGAATGGATAAAATTGCCGCAATTACTTCTACCATGCTTTGTTTTGGGATGGGTGCAAGTTCTCAGGCACTTTTTGCACGTGTTGGAGGAGGAATTTTCACCAAAGCAGCAGACGTCGGAGCAGACCTTGTAGGAAAAATGGAAGCAGGAATACCTGAAGATGACCCTCGAAATCCAGCAGTAATTGCGGATAATGTAGGAGACAATGTGGGAGATGTGGCAGGAATGGGAGCAGACCTCTATGAGTCCTATGTAGGTTCAATTGTAGCCACTATGGCTCTGGCTGTTTCTGCAAATTTGGGAATAAAAGGCGTAACTATTCCCCTAGTGATGGCAGGAGTAGGTGTGATTGCCTCTATGCTGGGAACATTTTTTGTAAGAGCTGGAGAAAAAGCAGAGCAAGGAGTATTGCTTAAAGCGTTACGTAAAGGAATTTTTTCCAGTGCAGTTTTAATCGCCATTTTTTCCTATTTTGTAATAAAGATTCTACTTGGAAATGAGCTTATCGGCGTATACGGAGCAGTTCTTTCCGGACTTTTGGGAGGAATTTTCTTGGGACTTTCCACAGAATTCTTTACGTCCGATAAATATCCACCAACGCGGTTTGTTTCTCGCACTGCATTAACCGGTCCGGCTACCGTAATTATTGGTGGTCTATCGGTGGGAATGCTTTCTACCACAATTCCTGTGGTTATTGTAGCAATAGCCATTTTAGCAAGTTTCTATTTTGCTGGAGGAGCACATAATTTTAATTTGGGGCTTTATGGAATAGGAATCTCTGCTGTGGGTATGCTTTCTACTTTAGGAATAACTTTAGCCAGCGATGCATATGGCCCAATTGCCGATAACGCTGGAGGCAATGCACAAATGGCTGGCTTGGGAGAAGAGGTAAGAAAACGCACCGATGCCCTTGATGCGTTGGGAAATACTACCGCGGCTACGGGGAAAGGATTCGCTATTGGTTCTGCCGCTTTAACCGCTTTGGCTTTAATTGTTGCTTATAAAGAGCGAATTGAATGTTTAGGAAAATCCCTAGACTTAAATTTCTTAAATCCGCGTCTTGTAGGAGGTATTTTTGTAGGAGGAATGCTTCCCTTCTTCTTCTGCTCTTTAACGATGGGAGCGGTAGGAAGAGCAGCAGGTAAAGTTGTAGAAGAAGTAAGGAGGCAATTTCGGGAGATAAAAGGTTTGGTAGAAGGAAGAGCAAAAGCAGAGTATGGTAGATGCGTAAGCATTGTCACCGCCGGTGCCCAGCGGGAAATGATTTTGCCATCTCTATTGGCCATAATATCTCCTCTTTTAGTAGGTATCTTTATGGGATTGGAAGCAGAAGTAGGACTATTAATGGGCGCACTTGTTTCTGGTTTTGTTTTAGCGGTAATGATGGCAAATACCGGTTGTACCTGGGATAACGCAAAGAAATATATCGAGGCAGGTAATTTAGGAGGAAAAGGCTCCTTGGCTCATAAGGCCAGTATAGTAGGAGACACTGTGGGGGATCCCTTTAAAGATACTTCAGGACCATCATTGAATATTCTCATAAAACTCATGTCGATGGTCTCTATCGTTTTTGCTTCATTCATAATTACCAACACAATGTGTAAATAAACTCTAAATAAGATTTAAAACCTTTCCAGTTTCATTTTGGTTTTAGAGTTTATGGTTTTTAGATAGTATAGTAGCCGAGCTTCTTTAAGATAAGGGGATTTTCTTGCCAGTTTCTCTCCACTTTAACATGTAGGTCTAAGAATACTTTCTTCTCTAAAATAAGTTCTATTTCTTTCCTTGACAGCTCCCCAATTTTCTTAATCATCTGTCCATTTCTTCCAATAACAATTCCTTTTTGCGAATCTCTTTCCACTAAAATAATTGCCTTGATATAAATGATATTCTCCTTACGTGTCACAATGTCTTCTACCAGAACCGCAGTAGAGTAGGGAAGTTCATCTTTTAAAATATTGAGAATCTTTTCGCGAATAATTTCTGAGATGTTTAATTTAAGAGGAAAATCAGAAAGCATGTCCATGGGATAGAATGGAGGACTTTCGGGAAGTAGAGAGAATATTATATCTAAAAGTTCCGCAACATTTTTACCTTCCAAGGCGGATAAAGGAATGTAATATCTAAGAATGTTTTTTTCGTTCCCTATATTTTCCTGCCAAAGTTTTATGTATTCATTAACAAAACCTGTTCCTTTATCCTGCTTATTGAGCACCATAATAACCGGTTTATTTATATTTTTCAAGTTGTTTATAATATTCTTTTCTTCTTCACCTGGTGGACGAGTTAAATCCACAACATATAAAATAAGGTCGCAGTCGGTTTTTGCCCTTAAGGCAGTAGTATTTAAATATTTTCCCAATTCACTTTTAGGAATATGCAAACCCGGGGTATCTACAAAGACAATTTGACCTCTTTCTTCATTGAGAATGCCTCGGATCTGAAATCGAGTGGTTTGTGGTTTCGAAGAAGTAATGCTTACTTTCTCCTTTAAAATATTATTGAGAAGAGTAGACTTTCCTACATTTGGTCTTCCGATAATTGCTACAAATCCACATTTTTTATCCATGTTTTAAATATAACAGTTTTGAGATAGATATTCAATATCAATATAAATTATACCAAATACTTATGCTGTTATTATGTTTTTCGTTGACAGATATCTCAATTTTTGCTATATTTAGTTACATTAATATTTAATTAACTTAAGTATAACAATTATTCCTATGTCAATTAACCAATTTAGCAAGAAAATGGTGATTATCTTGCCCAAGGTAATGAGATTAATGACCAAAAGGCAATCTAATGAATTATTTAAAGGAAAAATTACCTTACCACAGTTTATAGTTATGGAGTTTTTATATAGAGAGGGACCTGCTATGATGTCAAAAATAGCAGAAATTCTATCGGTAAGTGCACCTGCGGCAACAGGGATTGTGGATAAGTTAGTCAGAGATGCATATTTAATACGGGAAAGCGCACCGGAAAGCAGAAGAATCATATTGATAAAGCTTACTAAAAAAGGCAAGAAATTGGTTGAAAGAACAGTTAAACAAAGGCAAATCTTAATCAAGGATATTTTTGGTAAACTTGAAGAAAAAGAACGCCAGCAATATTTATACATCTTGAATAAAATTTATAAGGTTCTTCAGAATAATCACAAAGGCACAGTATGAGAAAATTTATTTTATTTATCTATCTGATAGGCATTTCTTTATCCTGGGCAAAAGAACCTATAAAGCTTACCCTTGAGGAAGCAATAACTATTGCCTTGCGGGATAATCGGGAGATTCTTATTAAAGAGGAAGATTTGAAGAAGGCAAAAGAGAAATTAAGAGAAGCAAGGGCAGGAATTTTCCCCAAAATCAGTTTAGGAAGTTCAATATCGGAGACACTCGATTATTACGATAAAAATACTACCAATTTCTCTAACCAGCTATCTCTAAAACAATCTCTTTACACCGGCGGTAAAACTTTAGGTAATATTAAAGAGACTAAATATAGAATAGAAATGAATCAGGCTTCACTCAATAAAACTATTTTAGAAACAGTTTATACTGTTAAAAAGGCATTTTTTACTCTCCTCTTAGCGGGAGAATATGCTAAACTAAATGAATTAATTCTTGCAAATACCAAAAATCATTTTAAGGTCGTTAGCGAACGCTATAATAACGGCCAAGCATCTGAATCAGAGCTTATTAAATTACAACAGGCGATGGCAAGTGTAGAGCACATTTTTCTTACATCTCTTAATCAAATAGAAGGGGCAAAAATGAACTTGAGAAATTTACTTAATTTGGAAAAAAGCATAGATATCGAACCTGAAGGCAAATTCATCTATGAGCCGAAAGAGATAGCTTTTGATGAAGTTTATATTAAAGCACTTAAAGAAAGACCTGAATTATCGTTCTACGAAGCACAAGAAAAAATAGATAAATTACAAAAAGAAACTGCCAGAGCAGAAATCCTTCCTAGCGTATATGCCTCATGGGACTATTATATTAATCGTTCTAATGCTCCGCAAGCGATTTCAAAAGATTGGGAAAGTCATCAGACCATTGGGATTGTCTTAACCTGGCCAATATTTGACGGTTTTGCTACTCAGGCAAAAATAAGTCAGGCAGAAATTGATTTAAAAGAAACTCAACTGCTTAAAGAAAAGACCATTATGGATATAGCCTCAGAATTAAAAGATGCTTATTTAGAGTTAAATAACGCTCTTACAAAATTAAAGGCAAAAGATACAGAAATAAAATTCTACGAAGATAATCTACGCATAATTAACGATAAGTATAAAATGGGGATTGCAAGCAGTTTGGATTTAGAAGATGCAAAATTGGGATTTGAAATCTCTAATTTTAATCTTAAAGAAGCAATCTATGACTATCTACTTGCAAAAGCAAGAATGGAGAGGGCAATAGGGGAGATAAAATGAGAATCCGAAATGTTGTTCTAGCCTTTTGTGGATTTTTAATGCTCAGTGGTTGTCAGAAGAAATTAGAAGTAAAGAAAGAGGTTCTTCCAGAAACAATTCCTGTAAGGGTAATTAGGATAAAACCAAGAGACCTATTAGAGACTATAGAGTACGTTGGGGATATCAAAGCCAAGGATGAAGTTTTAGTTTATCCCAAAGTAACAGGAAAAGTTATCGAAAAGGTAAAAGAGGACGGTAGTTTTGTAACGAAAGGAGAAACAATATTATATATTGACCGCGATGAAGTAGGATTTAAGTTCGAAAAGGCACCTGTAGAAAGTCCTTTGAATGGAGTAATCGGAAGGGTTTATGTAGATTTAGGAGAAAACGTTGGTCCTCAGACTCCGGTTGCTAAAGTCCTAGATTTAGATAAGGTAAAAATTAAATTAGAAATACCCGAGAAGCATCTTCCCCGCATCTCTTTAGGTCAAAGAGCAAAAATATATGTAGATGCCTATCCCGCCCAAGAATTTAGTGGAGAAATAACTAAAATCAGTCCGGTATTAGATAGTGATACTCGAACGTTTCCTATTGAAATAACTGTAGCCAATCTCAAACATCTTCTTAAATCTGGTCTCTTTGCTCGTGTAAGTCTAATCATTTCGGAGCATAAAAATGTTCCGGTTATTCTAAGAGAAGCAATTATCGGTAAAGAACCCGATTTATATGTTTTCACAGTAGAGGAAAATAAAGCGTTTTTAAAGAAAATTAAATTAGGAATCCGCCAAGGTCAGTATTATGAGGTCATTGAAGGGTTAAAAGAAGGCGATTTAGTAGTAGTTATGGGACAACAAAGATTGTATGAGGGAGTAGAAGTAACAGTCGAGGAAAATAGTGATTGAGTTAAAAATTATAATATCAAAAGTCTAGAAAGTCTTTAAACATGAAATTACCTGAATTTGGAGTTAAAAGACCGGTTACAAACTTAATGATTTTTGCAGGAATAATTATTCTGGCAATCTACAGCTTATCACGTTTGGGAGTAGACCAGATGCCGGAGATTGAACCGCCAGTAATTAGTGTAATTTCTGCTTATCCGGGGGCAAGTCCTGAGGATGTAGAAATAAAAGTAACTGAACCTTTAGAAAATCAACTGGCTACAACCCCAGGAATAGAAAAAATCACTTCCATTTCTGCAGAAGGAGTTTCTGTAATTACTCTTAAATTTGCCTGGGGAACTAATCTTGATAACGCTTCAAATGACATTCGCGACCGTATTGAATTAGCGAAACGTTCCCTACCGGATATACCAGACGAGATGGAAAACCCTTTTATCTTTAAGTTCAATACTGCAATGATGCCTATTCTGTTTGTAGGAATTACCGCTCAGCAAAATTATGCTGAACTTTTTGATTTAATCGATAAACAGATTGCTGACCCCATTAGGCAAATTCCGGGTATAGGAACGGTACAATTATTTGGAGGTTTGGAAAGACAGATTAATGTCTGGATAGATAGAGGTCGTTTAGAAGGATATGGGTTTTCTATTTTGCATATTTTAGATGCATTAAGGAAGGAAAACATAACTCAACCCGTAGGAAATTTAAAATCAGGTTTAACCAGTTATCTCGTAAGACTCCCCGGAGAATTTTCTTCTCCCGAGGAGTTAAACTCTGTAATTTTAGGAAAAAGGGGAAATAGAACAATATACTTAAGAGATGTGGCAAGAGTGGAAGACAGCTTTAAAGAAATAACCCTTGAGGCAAGAATAAATAAGAATCGGGGTATGATGATGATGGTCCAGAAACAAACAGGGACCAACACTGTAGAAGTGGCGAAGAGGGCGAAAAATCTCTTGAGCGAATTAGAAAAGAAATTGCCTAAGGATATAAAGATAAATACGGTTTTTGACAGTTCTCAGGATATCATAAATTCTCTAAATTCCCTAAAAAGTTCTCTTTTGAGGGGCATATTTTTTGTAATTTTGGTAGTCTGGTTTTTTTTAAGACAGTTCAGAACCAGTTTGATTATTGCTTTGACTATTCCCTTCTCCTTACTAATTTCTTTCATCTATCTTTTTTTGCAGGGAAGAACTATCAATATCATAAGTCTATCTTCCTTAGCTATTGCTTCTGGGATGGTAGTGGATAACGCCATTGTGGTTGTGGACAATATTTGGAGACATATAGAAAGAGGTGAACGTTTGCGTGAGGCAGCAATTTTTGGTACCCAGGAAATGTTTCTGGCAATCATTGCTTCCACCTTTACTACCATCGCCGTATTTTTACCTTTCTTTTTTATACGCGGAATAATCGGAATTATGTTTGGGGAATTGGCAATGGTGGTTACTATAACTTTATTTGCCTCGCTGTTTACTGCTTCTACCTTTAGCCCCATGTTATGTTCAAAATTATTAAAAGAAAAACAAACAACCGGAACACAAAAGAAAGGGTTAAGTAAACTCTACGAATTCTCAGAGAAAGGCCTCAAATCTTTAGAAAATTTATATTCTCAAATACTTTTATCAAGTCTCAGACATAAAAAATTAATTATTTTTTGTTTCTCTTTCTTATTCATTTCAAGCCTTTTTCTTCTGCGCTTTTTAGGTAATGAATTCATCCCTGAACAGGACACAGGAGATGTGCGGGCTACCATTCGTCTTCCACTAGGCACACGTTTTGAGGAAACAAGAAAAATTGCTTTAAGGATAGAAGAAATCTTAGAAAAAAATGTCCCCGAAAAAAGAGTTATGTTTGTAAGACCAGGAACAACCACGAGTATGGGGAGAGCTTTTAGAGCGTCGGGGGAATCAGGAGAAAATATAATCGTTGCCGGAGCAAAACTCGTTCCCAAAACAGAAAGAACACGCTCGGTTTTTGAAATTGGACAGGTTTTGAGAAAAGAAATTGGTAAAATCCCCGGCGTGTTAAGAATAGATATTTCTACTGGTAATCCCATGGGAAGAATGATTACCGGAATGGGGGGAAAGGCAATTCAGGTAGAAATTGTAGGACACTCTTTTGAAACGACAAATACCTTAGCGGAGAAATTGAAAAATATAATTGAGAAAATTCCCGGAGCAGTGGATATCAGTATTTCGCGTGAAATAAGCCAACCTGAATTGAGGATTGCCGTAGATAGAGAAAAAGCCTCTATTTTAGGTTTAAATATGCAGACGATTGCTTCTTCGTTAAAGGCTTACATTGAAGGTTCTACTGCAACAAAGTATCGCGAAAAGGGTGAGACTTACGATATCTATGTGAGATTGGAAGAAGCTTCACGCACAAAGATAGAAGACATTGAGAATCTATCTGTTGTTGCTCCTCTAACCGGAAACCTCGTAAAGCTGGCTAATTTTGCAAAGGTTTACGAAACCACAGGACCTGTAGATATTGAAAGAACCAACCGAGAGAGGGTAGTAAAAGTTGAATGTAACGTCTTTGGAAGACCAGTAGGAAAGGTTAGGGAAGATATCGAACAAAACTTGAAACAGTTGGTTATACCTTCAGATATAAGAATTAACTTTGGAGGAGAAGCTGAGGAGCAGATGAAGGCCTTTAAAGATTTAACAATTCTGCTAATCTTAGGCATTATTCTTGTCTATATGATTATGGCGGGACAATTTGAGTCTCTCCTCGATCCCTTTGTAGTAATGTTTAGTGTTCCTTTTACTTTCTCGGGGGTGTTCTTAGGGCTTTTTCTTACCAAAACAACCCTTAATGTTATTTCCTTCATGGGTATAATAATGCTTATGGGAATAGTAGTAAATAATGCTATAGTTTTAATCAGTTATATAAATATATTGCGCGCCAGGGGACTGGTTATGTATGAAGCAGTAGCGCAAGCAGGAAAAGAAAGATTAAGGCCAGTGTTTATGACTACTTTTACTACGCTGGCTGGTCTTTTTCCTATGGCTTTTCTAAAAGGAGAAGGTTCAGAAGTATGGCAACCTCTGGGTATAACCATGATTAGCGGATTAACTGTTTCCACTTTTATCACCCTTATTTTTGTACCTACACTCTATACAGCCCTAGAAACGAGGGTTAAGCAAAGGAGAGAAAGGCGCTTATGAAAATGGTAATGATTGTCTATAATGAAGCAATAGAGGAAATGGTGATGGAAATTATGGTAAAATGTGGCTTAAAAAATTACACAAAAATTGCCGGGGTATATGGAAAGGGAACATCTTCAGGAACGCACTTAGGAAACGATATCTGGCCAGGAAGAAATAATCTTTTATACGTCGCCTGTGAAGAAAAAGAAAAGAATGAAATGGTTTGTTGCATTAAAGAATTGAGAAAGAGATTTGGATACGAAGGGGTAAAGGCATTTGTTCTTCCGGTAGAGGAAATAACTTAAAATGATTCTTATAAAACTATTTTTTACTTTTCTTAAAATTGGACTATTTACTATTGGAAGTGGCTATTCAATGCTTGTGCTTGCGCAGAAATATATAGTAGACACCTACCAATGGTTGACGATGGAGGAATTTACAGACTTAGTGGCTATTGCCGAATTAACCCCCGGCCCAATTATCATAAATTTAGCTACCTTTGTAGGAACAAGGGTTGCCGGGTTGAAAGGAGCCATTCTTTCCACCGTCGGACTTATTATCATCCCTTTTGGATTTTTATTTATTATTGCCAGCAAGTATTTACAGCTTAAAAACTTTCCTTTTATGCAAAATTTTCTTAATGTCATTAGGCCCATTGCCATAGCGCTTATTACCATTGCCATCATAAATCTTTTTAAAACATCAATTACCAACCTCAAAACTTTCTTAATTGCAATCATAGCGATTGTCCTCTTGCAATTTTTTAAAGTTAATCCTATATTTATAGTAATTGGAGGATTAATTATTTCCCTTATTTTTAAAGTATGAGGATACTAACACGCCTACTCTTGAAATTATTTGTAAAAGATTACGGAGATTTTCATAATCCGGGAGTAAGGGCAAAATATGGCTATCTGGAATCAGTAACGAGTATCATCGTTAATCTAATTCTTTCGCTGGCCAAATTCTTACTTGGTATCCTTTCTAACAGTATCGCCCTTATCGCCGATTCTTTCCATACCTTTTCCGATGTGATCACCTCGGTTATTGTATGGGTAGGATTCAAAGCTTCGCAACGCCCTGCAGATAGTGAACACCCTTTTGGTCATGGGAGAATAGAATTTATTTCTACCTTAATCATCGGAGTTTTACTGTTATTTGCAGGATTTAATTTCTTAAAAGACTCTTTCCTGCGTATATTAAATCCCCAAGCAGTAAAAGCAGGCCTTGGAACCATTATTTTTCTTGTTATTTCTGCGTATCTAAAAGAAGAATTGGCAGTATTTGCTACAGAATTAGGGGAGAAGATAAAAGGTGATTCCTTACTTGCTGATGCCTGGCATCATCGCACTGATGCCATCGCTTCTTTATTGATAATTTTATCGATCATCGCCTCAAAATTTGGTTACTTCATTGTTGACGCTTTTTTAGGGTTAATAATCTCTTTAGTAATAATTTGGCTGGGAATAAAATTTGTTCATAAATCTTCAAATAAATTAATAGGTCATGCTCCCAATAAAGAAATTTTATATAAAATTCAAAGTGAGGCATATAAAATTAAAGGGGTAAAGAACATCCATGACATAGAGATTCATGAATATGGAGAAGAATTAAGAATATCCTTACATATCAAAGTAAAATCCCGACTCCGTGTAGACTCTGCCCACCAAATAGCAGAAGCAGTAGAGCAAAGGTTGAAAGAGAACTTGGGAATTTCTGCAGTAGTCCACGTCGACCCCCTATAATCGTAAGTTAGAGTAGACATTCTTCCTTAAATTTTTTGATTTCTTTTTTTATCTTATAATGCTATAATTAATGTTCAAAAAAAGGACAGTTATGGAAAATATATTCCGTTTCTTCAAATGGTTATACCCCGGCATGCGGATTAAGCGCTGGATATTTCTCTGTGCCTTGGGTATATTCTGCGTGAGTATTGGTTCGGCAAAGGTTGTCTCCCAGAGAGACCCGTTGTTTATCCTTAGCGGTTCTTTACTGCTTTTATTGGGAATAATTTTATTAACGTTAGGTATAAAATATATGGTTAAATCATTTATCAATATAATATTGCCTGAAAAAGATAAAGAATTGGTAGATATTGTATATCAGAAAAG contains these protein-coding regions:
- a CDS encoding efflux RND transporter permease subunit, producing the protein MKLPEFGVKRPVTNLMIFAGIIILAIYSLSRLGVDQMPEIEPPVISVISAYPGASPEDVEIKVTEPLENQLATTPGIEKITSISAEGVSVITLKFAWGTNLDNASNDIRDRIELAKRSLPDIPDEMENPFIFKFNTAMMPILFVGITAQQNYAELFDLIDKQIADPIRQIPGIGTVQLFGGLERQINVWIDRGRLEGYGFSILHILDALRKENITQPVGNLKSGLTSYLVRLPGEFSSPEELNSVILGKRGNRTIYLRDVARVEDSFKEITLEARINKNRGMMMMVQKQTGTNTVEVAKRAKNLLSELEKKLPKDIKINTVFDSSQDIINSLNSLKSSLLRGIFFVILVVWFFLRQFRTSLIIALTIPFSLLISFIYLFLQGRTINIISLSSLAIASGMVVDNAIVVVDNIWRHIERGERLREAAIFGTQEMFLAIIASTFTTIAVFLPFFFIRGIIGIMFGELAMVVTITLFASLFTASTFSPMLCSKLLKEKQTTGTQKKGLSKLYEFSEKGLKSLENLYSQILLSSLRHKKLIIFCFSFLFISSLFLLRFLGNEFIPEQDTGDVRATIRLPLGTRFEETRKIALRIEEILEKNVPEKRVMFVRPGTTTSMGRAFRASGESGENIIVAGAKLVPKTERTRSVFEIGQVLRKEIGKIPGVLRIDISTGNPMGRMITGMGGKAIQVEIVGHSFETTNTLAEKLKNIIEKIPGAVDISISREISQPELRIAVDREKASILGLNMQTIASSLKAYIEGSTATKYREKGETYDIYVRLEEASRTKIEDIENLSVVAPLTGNLVKLANFAKVYETTGPVDIERTNRERVVKVECNVFGRPVGKVREDIEQNLKQLVIPSDIRINFGGEAEEQMKAFKDLTILLILGIILVYMIMAGQFESLLDPFVVMFSVPFTFSGVFLGLFLTKTTLNVISFMGIIMLMGIVVNNAIVLISYINILRARGLVMYEAVAQAGKERLRPVFMTTFTTLAGLFPMAFLKGEGSEVWQPLGITMISGLTVSTFITLIFVPTLYTALETRVKQRRERRL
- a CDS encoding chromate transporter; translated protein: MILIKLFFTFLKIGLFTIGSGYSMLVLAQKYIVDTYQWLTMEEFTDLVAIAELTPGPIIINLATFVGTRVAGLKGAILSTVGLIIIPFGFLFIIASKYLQLKNFPFMQNFLNVIRPIAIALITIAIINLFKTSITNLKTFLIAIIAIVLLQFFKVNPIFIVIGGLIISLIFKV
- a CDS encoding cation diffusion facilitator family transporter, whose translation is MRILTRLLLKLFVKDYGDFHNPGVRAKYGYLESVTSIIVNLILSLAKFLLGILSNSIALIADSFHTFSDVITSVIVWVGFKASQRPADSEHPFGHGRIEFISTLIIGVLLLFAGFNFLKDSFLRILNPQAVKAGLGTIIFLVISAYLKEELAVFATELGEKIKGDSLLADAWHHRTDAIASLLIILSIIASKFGYFIVDAFLGLIISLVIIWLGIKFVHKSSNKLIGHAPNKEILYKIQSEAYKIKGVKNIHDIEIHEYGEELRISLHIKVKSRLRVDSAHQIAEAVEQRLKENLGISAVVHVDPL